A genomic window from Salvelinus namaycush isolate Seneca chromosome 5, SaNama_1.0, whole genome shotgun sequence includes:
- the ssrp1a gene encoding FACT complex subunit SSRP1a isoform X4, translating into MGDTLEFNEIYHESKGSWNDGRLRFSKQNVVYKSSKTGKVDNIPAAELSVATWRRVCLGHGIKLATSNGHVYKYDGFRDTDYERISEFFKANYKVELTEKDMCVKGWNWGTAKFSGPLLSFDVNDSSVFEIPLASVSQCATGKNEVTLEFHQNDDAEVSLMEVRFYVPPGPADEGTDPVEAFAQNVRSKADVIQATGDAVCVFKELQCLTPRGRYDILIYPAFLHLHGKTFDYKIPYTTVLRLFLLPSKDQRQMFFVISLDPPIKQGQTRYHFLILHFSKEEELKLTLNMSEEEVEKRYEGKLSKNMSGSLYEMVSRVMKALVNRKITVPGNFQGNTPGAQCITCSYKAQSGLLYPLERGFIYVHKPPVHLRFEEISSVNFARGTTTTRSFDFEVETKQGNQFTFSSIEREEYGKLFDFVNAKKLHIKNRGFKEKKAKNNEYSDSDDDQHDAYLERMKAEGKIREEGDGSNDSDEETDESFNPGEESDVAEEYDSNASESDSGSAGDGSDDEGKKKKPAKKAKVVKEKKERKPRREKKQKDTNAPKRPMSSYMLWLNASRERIKSENPGISITEISKKAGEMWKQIGKEDKEEWDGKAEEAKKTYEKAMKEYRESGGGSSTPAKKESKKKAGGKKEDKKRKSGGGEKEKEQGGNDSFKSREFISSEESSSDGERKKAKKAKKAKGKPQSRGKESEEEEEEAMTTPPSSAEDSD; encoded by the exons ATGGGAGACACGCTGGAGTTCAACGAGATCTACCATGAATCCAAGGGGTCCTGG AACGACGGTCGTCTGCGGTTCAGTAAGCAGAATGTGGTGTATAAGAGCAGTAAGACCGGGAAGGTGGACAACATCCCGGCAGCAGAGCTGTCTGTGGCCACATGGAGGCGTGTGTGTCTGGGACACGGCATCAAACTGGCAACCAGCAACGGCCATGTCTACAAATACGACGGCTTCAGAGACACG gatTATGAGAGGATCTCTGAGTTCTTCAAGGCCAACTACAAGGTGGAGCTGACAGAGAAAGATATGTGCGTGAAGGGCTGGAACTGGGGCACTGCTAAATTCTCTG GTCCATTGCTGTCGTTTGACGTGAATGACAGCTCCGTGTTTGAGATCCCCCTGGCCAGCGTGTCCCAGTGCGCCACAGGGAAGAACGAGGTGACGCTGGAGTTCCACCAGAACGATGACGCTGAGGTCTCTCTCATGGAGGTCCGTTTCTACGTCCCCCCCGGCCCCGCAGACGAGGGGACAGACCCCGTGGAG GCGTTTGCCCAGAACGTGCGGTCTAAGGCAGATGTGATCCAGGCTACAGGAGATGCTGTGTGTGTCTTCAAGGAGCTGCAGTGCCTCACACCCAGGGGCAG GTATGATATCCTCATATACCCTGCCTTCCTTCACCTCCACGGTAAGACGTTTGACTACAAGATACCCTACACCACCGTGCTGCGTCTCTTCCTGCTACCAAGCAAGGACCAGAGACAGATGTTCTTcgtt ATCAGTCTGGACCCGCCCATTAAGCAGGGACAGACGCGTTACCACTTCCTCATCCTGCACTTCTCTAAGGAGGAGGAGCTGAAGCTTACCCTCAACATGAGCGA GGAGGAGGTGGAAAAGCGTTATGAAGGGAAGCTCAGCAAGAATATGTCAGGTTCTCTCTATGAGATGGTCAGCAGGGTGATGAAGGCTCTGGTCAACAGGAAGATCACCGTGCCCGGAAACTTCCAGGG tAACACCCCTGGGGCCCAGTGTATAACGTGTTCCTACAAGGCCCAGTCCGGCCTGCTCTACCCGCTGGAGCGGGGCTTCATCTACGTCCACAAGCCCCCAGTGCACCTGCGCTTCGAGGAGATCTCCAGTGTCAACTTCGCCAGAGGCACCACCACAACGCGCTCCTTCGACTTCGAGGTGGAGACCAAGCAGGGGAACCAGTTCACCTTCAGCAGCATAGAGAG GGAAGAGTACGGGAAGCTGTTTGACTTTGTAAACGCCAAGAAACTCCACATCAAGAACCGAGGGTTCAAGGAG AAGAAG GCTAAGAACAACGAGTACAGTGACTCAGACGACGATCAGCACGATGCCTACCTGGAGAGGATGAAAGCCGAGGGCAAGatcagagaggagggagacggcAGCAACGACTCAGACGAAGAGACCG ATGAGTCTTTCAACCCTGGAGAGGAGAGTGATGTCGCTGAGGA gtaTGACAGTAACGCGTCGGAGAGCGACAGCGGCAGCGCAGGGGATGGCAGCGATGATGAGGGAAAGAAGAAGAAACCTGCAAAGAAGGCCAAAGTAGTgaaagagaagaaggagaggaaaccacgcagagag AAGAAGCAGAAGGACACTAACGCCCCCAAGAGGCCGATGAGTTCCTACATGCTGTGGCTCAACGCCAGCCGCGAGCGCATCAAGTCGGAAAACCCCGGAATCTCCATCACAGAGATCTCCAAGAAGGCAGGAGAGATGTGGAAACAGATAGGGAAGGAGGACAAAGAG GAATGGGACGGGAAAGCAGAGGAGGCTAAAAAGACCTATGAGAAAGCCATGAAGGAATacagagagagtggtggaggCTCCTCCACACCAGCCAAGAA GGAGAGCAAGAAGAAGGCGGGAGGCAAGAAGGAGGACAAGAAGAGGAAGTCTggtggaggagagaaagaaaaggagcAAGGAGGGAACGACAGCTTTAAGAGCCGAGAGTTTATCTCCAGCGAGGAGAGTTCATCTGACGGTGAACGCAAGAAAGCCAAGAAAGCCAAGAAGGCCAAAGGCAAACCCCAGAGCAGGGgcaag gagtctgaggaggaagaagaggaagcaATGACCACACCCCCCAGCTCTGCAGAGGACTCTGactga
- the ssrp1a gene encoding FACT complex subunit SSRP1a isoform X1 — protein sequence MGDTLEFNEIYHESKGSWNDGRLRFSKQNVVYKSSKTGKVDNIPAAELSVATWRRVCLGHGIKLATSNGHVYKYDGFRDTDYERISEFFKANYKVELTEKDMCVKGWNWGTAKFSGPLLSFDVNDSSVFEIPLASVSQCATGKNEVTLEFHQNDDAEVSLMEVRFYVPPGPADEGTDPVEAFAQNVRSKADVIQATGDAVCVFKELQCLTPRGRYDILIYPAFLHLHGKTFDYKIPYTTVLRLFLLPSKDQRQMFFVISLDPPIKQGQTRYHFLILHFSKEEELKLTLNMSEEEVEKRYEGKLSKNMSGSLYEMVSRVMKALVNRKITVPGNFQGNTPGAQCITCSYKAQSGLLYPLERGFIYVHKPPVHLRFEEISSVNFARGTTTTRSFDFEVETKQGNQFTFSSIEREEYGKLFDFVNAKKLHIKNRGFKEKKAKNNEYSDSDDDQHDAYLERMKAEGKIREEGDGSNDSDEETDESFNPGEESDVAEEYDSNASESDSGSAGDGSDDEGKKKKPAKKAKVVKEKKERKPRREKKQKDTNAPKRPMSSYMLWLNASRERIKSENPGISITEISKKAGEMWKQIGKEDKEEWDGKAEEAKKTYEKAMKEYRESGGGSSTPAKKVPFLSIRESKKKAGGKKEDKKRKSGGGEKEKEQGGNDSFKSREFISSEESSSDGERKKAKKAKKAKGKPQSRGKESEEEEEEAMTTPPSSAEDSD from the exons ATGGGAGACACGCTGGAGTTCAACGAGATCTACCATGAATCCAAGGGGTCCTGG AACGACGGTCGTCTGCGGTTCAGTAAGCAGAATGTGGTGTATAAGAGCAGTAAGACCGGGAAGGTGGACAACATCCCGGCAGCAGAGCTGTCTGTGGCCACATGGAGGCGTGTGTGTCTGGGACACGGCATCAAACTGGCAACCAGCAACGGCCATGTCTACAAATACGACGGCTTCAGAGACACG gatTATGAGAGGATCTCTGAGTTCTTCAAGGCCAACTACAAGGTGGAGCTGACAGAGAAAGATATGTGCGTGAAGGGCTGGAACTGGGGCACTGCTAAATTCTCTG GTCCATTGCTGTCGTTTGACGTGAATGACAGCTCCGTGTTTGAGATCCCCCTGGCCAGCGTGTCCCAGTGCGCCACAGGGAAGAACGAGGTGACGCTGGAGTTCCACCAGAACGATGACGCTGAGGTCTCTCTCATGGAGGTCCGTTTCTACGTCCCCCCCGGCCCCGCAGACGAGGGGACAGACCCCGTGGAG GCGTTTGCCCAGAACGTGCGGTCTAAGGCAGATGTGATCCAGGCTACAGGAGATGCTGTGTGTGTCTTCAAGGAGCTGCAGTGCCTCACACCCAGGGGCAG GTATGATATCCTCATATACCCTGCCTTCCTTCACCTCCACGGTAAGACGTTTGACTACAAGATACCCTACACCACCGTGCTGCGTCTCTTCCTGCTACCAAGCAAGGACCAGAGACAGATGTTCTTcgtt ATCAGTCTGGACCCGCCCATTAAGCAGGGACAGACGCGTTACCACTTCCTCATCCTGCACTTCTCTAAGGAGGAGGAGCTGAAGCTTACCCTCAACATGAGCGA GGAGGAGGTGGAAAAGCGTTATGAAGGGAAGCTCAGCAAGAATATGTCAGGTTCTCTCTATGAGATGGTCAGCAGGGTGATGAAGGCTCTGGTCAACAGGAAGATCACCGTGCCCGGAAACTTCCAGGG tAACACCCCTGGGGCCCAGTGTATAACGTGTTCCTACAAGGCCCAGTCCGGCCTGCTCTACCCGCTGGAGCGGGGCTTCATCTACGTCCACAAGCCCCCAGTGCACCTGCGCTTCGAGGAGATCTCCAGTGTCAACTTCGCCAGAGGCACCACCACAACGCGCTCCTTCGACTTCGAGGTGGAGACCAAGCAGGGGAACCAGTTCACCTTCAGCAGCATAGAGAG GGAAGAGTACGGGAAGCTGTTTGACTTTGTAAACGCCAAGAAACTCCACATCAAGAACCGAGGGTTCAAGGAG AAGAAG GCTAAGAACAACGAGTACAGTGACTCAGACGACGATCAGCACGATGCCTACCTGGAGAGGATGAAAGCCGAGGGCAAGatcagagaggagggagacggcAGCAACGACTCAGACGAAGAGACCG ATGAGTCTTTCAACCCTGGAGAGGAGAGTGATGTCGCTGAGGA gtaTGACAGTAACGCGTCGGAGAGCGACAGCGGCAGCGCAGGGGATGGCAGCGATGATGAGGGAAAGAAGAAGAAACCTGCAAAGAAGGCCAAAGTAGTgaaagagaagaaggagaggaaaccacgcagagag AAGAAGCAGAAGGACACTAACGCCCCCAAGAGGCCGATGAGTTCCTACATGCTGTGGCTCAACGCCAGCCGCGAGCGCATCAAGTCGGAAAACCCCGGAATCTCCATCACAGAGATCTCCAAGAAGGCAGGAGAGATGTGGAAACAGATAGGGAAGGAGGACAAAGAG GAATGGGACGGGAAAGCAGAGGAGGCTAAAAAGACCTATGAGAAAGCCATGAAGGAATacagagagagtggtggaggCTCCTCCACACCAGCCAAGAA AGTTCCATTTCTCTCCATCAGGGAGAGCAAGAAGAAGGCGGGAGGCAAGAAGGAGGACAAGAAGAGGAAGTCTggtggaggagagaaagaaaaggagcAAGGAGGGAACGACAGCTTTAAGAGCCGAGAGTTTATCTCCAGCGAGGAGAGTTCATCTGACGGTGAACGCAAGAAAGCCAAGAAAGCCAAGAAGGCCAAAGGCAAACCCCAGAGCAGGGgcaag gagtctgaggaggaagaagaggaagcaATGACCACACCCCCCAGCTCTGCAGAGGACTCTGactga
- the ssrp1a gene encoding FACT complex subunit SSRP1a isoform X2, whose product MGDTLEFNEIYHESKGSWNDGRLRFSKQNVVYKSSKTGKVDNIPAAELSVATWRRVCLGHGIKLATSNGHVYKYDGFRDTDYERISEFFKANYKVELTEKDMCVKGWNWGTAKFSGPLLSFDVNDSSVFEIPLASVSQCATGKNEVTLEFHQNDDAEVSLMEVRFYVPPGPADEGTDPVEAFAQNVRSKADVIQATGDAVCVFKELQCLTPRGRYDILIYPAFLHLHGKTFDYKIPYTTVLRLFLLPSKDQRQMFFVISLDPPIKQGQTRYHFLILHFSKEEELKLTLNMSEEEVEKRYEGKLSKNMSGSLYEMVSRVMKALVNRKITVPGNFQGNTPGAQCITCSYKAQSGLLYPLERGFIYVHKPPVHLRFEEISSVNFARGTTTTRSFDFEVETKQGNQFTFSSIEREEYGKLFDFVNAKKLHIKNRGFKEKAKNNEYSDSDDDQHDAYLERMKAEGKIREEGDGSNDSDEETDESFNPGEESDVAEEYDSNASESDSGSAGDGSDDEGKKKKPAKKAKVVKEKKERKPRREKKQKDTNAPKRPMSSYMLWLNASRERIKSENPGISITEISKKAGEMWKQIGKEDKEEWDGKAEEAKKTYEKAMKEYRESGGGSSTPAKKVPFLSIRESKKKAGGKKEDKKRKSGGGEKEKEQGGNDSFKSREFISSEESSSDGERKKAKKAKKAKGKPQSRGKESEEEEEEAMTTPPSSAEDSD is encoded by the exons ATGGGAGACACGCTGGAGTTCAACGAGATCTACCATGAATCCAAGGGGTCCTGG AACGACGGTCGTCTGCGGTTCAGTAAGCAGAATGTGGTGTATAAGAGCAGTAAGACCGGGAAGGTGGACAACATCCCGGCAGCAGAGCTGTCTGTGGCCACATGGAGGCGTGTGTGTCTGGGACACGGCATCAAACTGGCAACCAGCAACGGCCATGTCTACAAATACGACGGCTTCAGAGACACG gatTATGAGAGGATCTCTGAGTTCTTCAAGGCCAACTACAAGGTGGAGCTGACAGAGAAAGATATGTGCGTGAAGGGCTGGAACTGGGGCACTGCTAAATTCTCTG GTCCATTGCTGTCGTTTGACGTGAATGACAGCTCCGTGTTTGAGATCCCCCTGGCCAGCGTGTCCCAGTGCGCCACAGGGAAGAACGAGGTGACGCTGGAGTTCCACCAGAACGATGACGCTGAGGTCTCTCTCATGGAGGTCCGTTTCTACGTCCCCCCCGGCCCCGCAGACGAGGGGACAGACCCCGTGGAG GCGTTTGCCCAGAACGTGCGGTCTAAGGCAGATGTGATCCAGGCTACAGGAGATGCTGTGTGTGTCTTCAAGGAGCTGCAGTGCCTCACACCCAGGGGCAG GTATGATATCCTCATATACCCTGCCTTCCTTCACCTCCACGGTAAGACGTTTGACTACAAGATACCCTACACCACCGTGCTGCGTCTCTTCCTGCTACCAAGCAAGGACCAGAGACAGATGTTCTTcgtt ATCAGTCTGGACCCGCCCATTAAGCAGGGACAGACGCGTTACCACTTCCTCATCCTGCACTTCTCTAAGGAGGAGGAGCTGAAGCTTACCCTCAACATGAGCGA GGAGGAGGTGGAAAAGCGTTATGAAGGGAAGCTCAGCAAGAATATGTCAGGTTCTCTCTATGAGATGGTCAGCAGGGTGATGAAGGCTCTGGTCAACAGGAAGATCACCGTGCCCGGAAACTTCCAGGG tAACACCCCTGGGGCCCAGTGTATAACGTGTTCCTACAAGGCCCAGTCCGGCCTGCTCTACCCGCTGGAGCGGGGCTTCATCTACGTCCACAAGCCCCCAGTGCACCTGCGCTTCGAGGAGATCTCCAGTGTCAACTTCGCCAGAGGCACCACCACAACGCGCTCCTTCGACTTCGAGGTGGAGACCAAGCAGGGGAACCAGTTCACCTTCAGCAGCATAGAGAG GGAAGAGTACGGGAAGCTGTTTGACTTTGTAAACGCCAAGAAACTCCACATCAAGAACCGAGGGTTCAAGGAG AAGGCTAAGAACAACGAGTACAGTGACTCAGACGACGATCAGCACGATGCCTACCTGGAGAGGATGAAAGCCGAGGGCAAGatcagagaggagggagacggcAGCAACGACTCAGACGAAGAGACCG ATGAGTCTTTCAACCCTGGAGAGGAGAGTGATGTCGCTGAGGA gtaTGACAGTAACGCGTCGGAGAGCGACAGCGGCAGCGCAGGGGATGGCAGCGATGATGAGGGAAAGAAGAAGAAACCTGCAAAGAAGGCCAAAGTAGTgaaagagaagaaggagaggaaaccacgcagagag AAGAAGCAGAAGGACACTAACGCCCCCAAGAGGCCGATGAGTTCCTACATGCTGTGGCTCAACGCCAGCCGCGAGCGCATCAAGTCGGAAAACCCCGGAATCTCCATCACAGAGATCTCCAAGAAGGCAGGAGAGATGTGGAAACAGATAGGGAAGGAGGACAAAGAG GAATGGGACGGGAAAGCAGAGGAGGCTAAAAAGACCTATGAGAAAGCCATGAAGGAATacagagagagtggtggaggCTCCTCCACACCAGCCAAGAA AGTTCCATTTCTCTCCATCAGGGAGAGCAAGAAGAAGGCGGGAGGCAAGAAGGAGGACAAGAAGAGGAAGTCTggtggaggagagaaagaaaaggagcAAGGAGGGAACGACAGCTTTAAGAGCCGAGAGTTTATCTCCAGCGAGGAGAGTTCATCTGACGGTGAACGCAAGAAAGCCAAGAAAGCCAAGAAGGCCAAAGGCAAACCCCAGAGCAGGGgcaag gagtctgaggaggaagaagaggaagcaATGACCACACCCCCCAGCTCTGCAGAGGACTCTGactga
- the ssrp1a gene encoding FACT complex subunit SSRP1a isoform X3, producing the protein MGDTLEFNEIYHESKGSWNDGRLRFSKQNVVYKSSKTGKVDNIPAAELSVATWRRVCLGHGIKLATSNGHVYKYDGFRDTDYERISEFFKANYKVELTEKDMCVKGWNWGTAKFSGPLLSFDVNDSSVFEIPLASVSQCATGKNEVTLEFHQNDDAEVSLMEVRFYVPPGPADEGTDPVEAFAQNVRSKADVIQATGDAVCVFKELQCLTPRGRYDILIYPAFLHLHGKTFDYKIPYTTVLRLFLLPSKDQRQMFFVISLDPPIKQGQTRYHFLILHFSKEEELKLTLNMSEEEVEKRYEGKLSKNMSGSLYEMVSRVMKALVNRKITVPGNFQGNTPGAQCITCSYKAQSGLLYPLERGFIYVHKPPVHLRFEEISSVNFARGTTTTRSFDFEVETKQGNQFTFSSIEREEYGKLFDFVNAKKLHIKNRGFKEAKNNEYSDSDDDQHDAYLERMKAEGKIREEGDGSNDSDEETDESFNPGEESDVAEEYDSNASESDSGSAGDGSDDEGKKKKPAKKAKVVKEKKERKPRREKKQKDTNAPKRPMSSYMLWLNASRERIKSENPGISITEISKKAGEMWKQIGKEDKEEWDGKAEEAKKTYEKAMKEYRESGGGSSTPAKKVPFLSIRESKKKAGGKKEDKKRKSGGGEKEKEQGGNDSFKSREFISSEESSSDGERKKAKKAKKAKGKPQSRGKESEEEEEEAMTTPPSSAEDSD; encoded by the exons ATGGGAGACACGCTGGAGTTCAACGAGATCTACCATGAATCCAAGGGGTCCTGG AACGACGGTCGTCTGCGGTTCAGTAAGCAGAATGTGGTGTATAAGAGCAGTAAGACCGGGAAGGTGGACAACATCCCGGCAGCAGAGCTGTCTGTGGCCACATGGAGGCGTGTGTGTCTGGGACACGGCATCAAACTGGCAACCAGCAACGGCCATGTCTACAAATACGACGGCTTCAGAGACACG gatTATGAGAGGATCTCTGAGTTCTTCAAGGCCAACTACAAGGTGGAGCTGACAGAGAAAGATATGTGCGTGAAGGGCTGGAACTGGGGCACTGCTAAATTCTCTG GTCCATTGCTGTCGTTTGACGTGAATGACAGCTCCGTGTTTGAGATCCCCCTGGCCAGCGTGTCCCAGTGCGCCACAGGGAAGAACGAGGTGACGCTGGAGTTCCACCAGAACGATGACGCTGAGGTCTCTCTCATGGAGGTCCGTTTCTACGTCCCCCCCGGCCCCGCAGACGAGGGGACAGACCCCGTGGAG GCGTTTGCCCAGAACGTGCGGTCTAAGGCAGATGTGATCCAGGCTACAGGAGATGCTGTGTGTGTCTTCAAGGAGCTGCAGTGCCTCACACCCAGGGGCAG GTATGATATCCTCATATACCCTGCCTTCCTTCACCTCCACGGTAAGACGTTTGACTACAAGATACCCTACACCACCGTGCTGCGTCTCTTCCTGCTACCAAGCAAGGACCAGAGACAGATGTTCTTcgtt ATCAGTCTGGACCCGCCCATTAAGCAGGGACAGACGCGTTACCACTTCCTCATCCTGCACTTCTCTAAGGAGGAGGAGCTGAAGCTTACCCTCAACATGAGCGA GGAGGAGGTGGAAAAGCGTTATGAAGGGAAGCTCAGCAAGAATATGTCAGGTTCTCTCTATGAGATGGTCAGCAGGGTGATGAAGGCTCTGGTCAACAGGAAGATCACCGTGCCCGGAAACTTCCAGGG tAACACCCCTGGGGCCCAGTGTATAACGTGTTCCTACAAGGCCCAGTCCGGCCTGCTCTACCCGCTGGAGCGGGGCTTCATCTACGTCCACAAGCCCCCAGTGCACCTGCGCTTCGAGGAGATCTCCAGTGTCAACTTCGCCAGAGGCACCACCACAACGCGCTCCTTCGACTTCGAGGTGGAGACCAAGCAGGGGAACCAGTTCACCTTCAGCAGCATAGAGAG GGAAGAGTACGGGAAGCTGTTTGACTTTGTAAACGCCAAGAAACTCCACATCAAGAACCGAGGGTTCAAGGAG GCTAAGAACAACGAGTACAGTGACTCAGACGACGATCAGCACGATGCCTACCTGGAGAGGATGAAAGCCGAGGGCAAGatcagagaggagggagacggcAGCAACGACTCAGACGAAGAGACCG ATGAGTCTTTCAACCCTGGAGAGGAGAGTGATGTCGCTGAGGA gtaTGACAGTAACGCGTCGGAGAGCGACAGCGGCAGCGCAGGGGATGGCAGCGATGATGAGGGAAAGAAGAAGAAACCTGCAAAGAAGGCCAAAGTAGTgaaagagaagaaggagaggaaaccacgcagagag AAGAAGCAGAAGGACACTAACGCCCCCAAGAGGCCGATGAGTTCCTACATGCTGTGGCTCAACGCCAGCCGCGAGCGCATCAAGTCGGAAAACCCCGGAATCTCCATCACAGAGATCTCCAAGAAGGCAGGAGAGATGTGGAAACAGATAGGGAAGGAGGACAAAGAG GAATGGGACGGGAAAGCAGAGGAGGCTAAAAAGACCTATGAGAAAGCCATGAAGGAATacagagagagtggtggaggCTCCTCCACACCAGCCAAGAA AGTTCCATTTCTCTCCATCAGGGAGAGCAAGAAGAAGGCGGGAGGCAAGAAGGAGGACAAGAAGAGGAAGTCTggtggaggagagaaagaaaaggagcAAGGAGGGAACGACAGCTTTAAGAGCCGAGAGTTTATCTCCAGCGAGGAGAGTTCATCTGACGGTGAACGCAAGAAAGCCAAGAAAGCCAAGAAGGCCAAAGGCAAACCCCAGAGCAGGGgcaag gagtctgaggaggaagaagaggaagcaATGACCACACCCCCCAGCTCTGCAGAGGACTCTGactga
- the ssrp1a gene encoding FACT complex subunit SSRP1a isoform X5: MGDTLEFNEIYHESKGSWNDGRLRFSKQNVVYKSSKTGKVDNIPAAELSVATWRRVCLGHGIKLATSNGHVYKYDGFRDTDYERISEFFKANYKVELTEKDMCVKGWNWGTAKFSGPLLSFDVNDSSVFEIPLASVSQCATGKNEVTLEFHQNDDAEVSLMEVRFYVPPGPADEGTDPVEAFAQNVRSKADVIQATGDAVCVFKELQCLTPRGRYDILIYPAFLHLHGKTFDYKIPYTTVLRLFLLPSKDQRQMFFVISLDPPIKQGQTRYHFLILHFSKEEELKLTLNMSEEEVEKRYEGKLSKNMSGSLYEMVSRVMKALVNRKITVPGNFQGNTPGAQCITCSYKAQSGLLYPLERGFIYVHKPPVHLRFEEISSVNFARGTTTTRSFDFEVETKQGNQFTFSSIEREEYGKLFDFVNAKKLHIKNRGFKEAKNNEYSDSDDDQHDAYLERMKAEGKIREEGDGSNDSDEETDESFNPGEESDVAEEYDSNASESDSGSAGDGSDDEGKKKKPAKKAKVVKEKKERKPRREKKQKDTNAPKRPMSSYMLWLNASRERIKSENPGISITEISKKAGEMWKQIGKEDKEEWDGKAEEAKKTYEKAMKEYRESGGGSSTPAKKESKKKAGGKKEDKKRKSGGGEKEKEQGGNDSFKSREFISSEESSSDGERKKAKKAKKAKGKPQSRGKESEEEEEEAMTTPPSSAEDSD; encoded by the exons ATGGGAGACACGCTGGAGTTCAACGAGATCTACCATGAATCCAAGGGGTCCTGG AACGACGGTCGTCTGCGGTTCAGTAAGCAGAATGTGGTGTATAAGAGCAGTAAGACCGGGAAGGTGGACAACATCCCGGCAGCAGAGCTGTCTGTGGCCACATGGAGGCGTGTGTGTCTGGGACACGGCATCAAACTGGCAACCAGCAACGGCCATGTCTACAAATACGACGGCTTCAGAGACACG gatTATGAGAGGATCTCTGAGTTCTTCAAGGCCAACTACAAGGTGGAGCTGACAGAGAAAGATATGTGCGTGAAGGGCTGGAACTGGGGCACTGCTAAATTCTCTG GTCCATTGCTGTCGTTTGACGTGAATGACAGCTCCGTGTTTGAGATCCCCCTGGCCAGCGTGTCCCAGTGCGCCACAGGGAAGAACGAGGTGACGCTGGAGTTCCACCAGAACGATGACGCTGAGGTCTCTCTCATGGAGGTCCGTTTCTACGTCCCCCCCGGCCCCGCAGACGAGGGGACAGACCCCGTGGAG GCGTTTGCCCAGAACGTGCGGTCTAAGGCAGATGTGATCCAGGCTACAGGAGATGCTGTGTGTGTCTTCAAGGAGCTGCAGTGCCTCACACCCAGGGGCAG GTATGATATCCTCATATACCCTGCCTTCCTTCACCTCCACGGTAAGACGTTTGACTACAAGATACCCTACACCACCGTGCTGCGTCTCTTCCTGCTACCAAGCAAGGACCAGAGACAGATGTTCTTcgtt ATCAGTCTGGACCCGCCCATTAAGCAGGGACAGACGCGTTACCACTTCCTCATCCTGCACTTCTCTAAGGAGGAGGAGCTGAAGCTTACCCTCAACATGAGCGA GGAGGAGGTGGAAAAGCGTTATGAAGGGAAGCTCAGCAAGAATATGTCAGGTTCTCTCTATGAGATGGTCAGCAGGGTGATGAAGGCTCTGGTCAACAGGAAGATCACCGTGCCCGGAAACTTCCAGGG tAACACCCCTGGGGCCCAGTGTATAACGTGTTCCTACAAGGCCCAGTCCGGCCTGCTCTACCCGCTGGAGCGGGGCTTCATCTACGTCCACAAGCCCCCAGTGCACCTGCGCTTCGAGGAGATCTCCAGTGTCAACTTCGCCAGAGGCACCACCACAACGCGCTCCTTCGACTTCGAGGTGGAGACCAAGCAGGGGAACCAGTTCACCTTCAGCAGCATAGAGAG GGAAGAGTACGGGAAGCTGTTTGACTTTGTAAACGCCAAGAAACTCCACATCAAGAACCGAGGGTTCAAGGAG GCTAAGAACAACGAGTACAGTGACTCAGACGACGATCAGCACGATGCCTACCTGGAGAGGATGAAAGCCGAGGGCAAGatcagagaggagggagacggcAGCAACGACTCAGACGAAGAGACCG ATGAGTCTTTCAACCCTGGAGAGGAGAGTGATGTCGCTGAGGA gtaTGACAGTAACGCGTCGGAGAGCGACAGCGGCAGCGCAGGGGATGGCAGCGATGATGAGGGAAAGAAGAAGAAACCTGCAAAGAAGGCCAAAGTAGTgaaagagaagaaggagaggaaaccacgcagagag AAGAAGCAGAAGGACACTAACGCCCCCAAGAGGCCGATGAGTTCCTACATGCTGTGGCTCAACGCCAGCCGCGAGCGCATCAAGTCGGAAAACCCCGGAATCTCCATCACAGAGATCTCCAAGAAGGCAGGAGAGATGTGGAAACAGATAGGGAAGGAGGACAAAGAG GAATGGGACGGGAAAGCAGAGGAGGCTAAAAAGACCTATGAGAAAGCCATGAAGGAATacagagagagtggtggaggCTCCTCCACACCAGCCAAGAA GGAGAGCAAGAAGAAGGCGGGAGGCAAGAAGGAGGACAAGAAGAGGAAGTCTggtggaggagagaaagaaaaggagcAAGGAGGGAACGACAGCTTTAAGAGCCGAGAGTTTATCTCCAGCGAGGAGAGTTCATCTGACGGTGAACGCAAGAAAGCCAAGAAAGCCAAGAAGGCCAAAGGCAAACCCCAGAGCAGGGgcaag gagtctgaggaggaagaagaggaagcaATGACCACACCCCCCAGCTCTGCAGAGGACTCTGactga